In a single window of the Metopolophium dirhodum isolate CAU chromosome 2, ASM1992520v1, whole genome shotgun sequence genome:
- the LOC132938225 gene encoding uncharacterized protein LOC132938225 isoform X2, giving the protein MTQYLVVEFYEDNSIEAVPANWFKKKEGTCAWPNTKNANALKKCVELKSIPNDVEYSYHLAKVLKISDSLYKARKMVKKGLTNMYISSTDDDVLLKSKRRTDKTAVSNVSTLCPIFSESDDGNCSDENIKGGKKGTIRTLLNGWSPSPKKVKLLKNLQANSTLTKSADGRYASKQSIVKQLSFTDNNTSIHDTSKNKNYMVDQTNLEHDYLDKNLNNKGIETINDEIKSTDLEIADNGSSEVMQRHLAETPQYASNQLQSTRTPEISNSVSVSKGTTEFEKEVLHRLSFLKFELKRAVNNQRDMAQRLEIIETRLENIPSYDISNINNNESSSLIDKDFNIPLDNIIDLEIFEEKISGSKEFRTQLVNELSYIGGKHVKAMVKRVMGKLFKDELLKDFSYTGKKGKKKFCSLGCTSVIFDAVKKQNKFKHSSQNEMEDIIKYVLAQAPFNLKRISDKNNFSS; this is encoded by the exons ATGACTCAATATTTGGTTGTTGAATTTTATGAAGACAATTCAATAGAAGCTGTTCCAGCTaactggtttaaaaaaaaagaaggcaCGTGCGCATGGCCTAATACCAAAAATGccaatgcattaaaaaaatgtgttgaacTAAAAAGCATTCCTAATGATGTTGAATACAGTTATCATTTGGccaaagttttgaaaatatctg aTTCATTATATAAAGCTCggaaaatggtaaaaaaaggATTAACTAACATGTACATTTCATCTACTGATGATGATGTTTTATTGAAATCCAAACGAAGAACTGATAAAACGGCAGTATCAAATGTTTCAACCTTGTGTCCTATATtttcag agTCTGATGATGGTAACTGTAGTGATGAGAACATCAAAGGTGGCAAAAAAGGTACAATAAGAACATTACTAAACGGATGGTCACCATCTCCAAAAAAAgtgaaat tgCTGAAAAATCTACAAGCTAATAGTACTCTTACAAAATCTGCAGATGGTCGTTATGCTTCAAAGCAATCAATTGTGAAACAATTATCTTTTACTGATAATAATACATCTATTCATGATACCTCCaagaacaaaaattatatgg ttgatcAGACAAATCTTGAACATGATTATCttgataaaaacttaaataataaaggtATTGAAACTATCAATGATGAGATAAAATCAACTGATCTCGAAATTG CTGATAATGGAAGCTCAGAAGTTATGCAGAGACACCTAGCCGAGACACCTCAATATGCCAGCAATCAATTACAATCAACCAGAACTCCAGAAATTTCTAATTCTGTATCAGTTTCAAAGG GAACTACAGAATTTGAAAAAGAAGTGCTTCATAggctttcatttttaaaatttgaattaaagcGAGCAGTAAATAACCAAAGAGATATGGCCCAAAGACTGGAGATAATAGAAACTAGACTTGAAAATATTCCATCATATGACATTTCCAATATTAACAACAATGAATCATCTTCTTTAATTGATAAAGATTTCAATATACCTCTTGACAATATAATTGATCTTGAAATCTTTGAAGAAAAAATTTCTGGCAGTAAGGAATTTCGTACTCAGTTG GTAAATGAACTTTCATACATCGGCGGTAAACATGTCAAGGCAATGGTCAAACGGGTGAtgggaaaattatttaaagacgaattattaaaagatttctCATACACCggtaaaaaaggcaaaaaaaaattttgcagtCTGGGTTGTACTTCTGTGATTTTCG atgctGTCAAGaagcaaaataaatttaaacattcatcTCAAAATGAAATGGAGGATATCATCAAATATGTTCTCGCTCAAGCcccgtttaatttaaaaagaatttctGATAAGAATAATTTCTCTTCTTAA
- the LOC132938225 gene encoding uncharacterized protein LOC132938225 isoform X1, with amino-acid sequence MSNNKNISRSTKRRRFLEDLEMVDYLYDNDKNVECELQPSTSYEVDYNLANENTNLSVSNANKLFTDIKLPGSPISCDGFSINSLNEADNEFENDLFSSDSDFDEDFDTNDQLKISCSFDMYEDEDCILKSLAKWAVAHNITLNSLSSLLKVLKCHKCFKDIPVDARTVLKTDKPNQCNDIQIVSPGLYYHFGVSNGLNSLGDMLVHFDDVIKIVIGIDGLPLTKSSSSTFWPILGYARYPAINPYSQHNIFIIGLYWGKEKPQSCNDYLKYLVSELKDLYTNGMQTKFGKKIVIVDTFCCDCPAKSFILSVKGHAGYSSCIRCRIEGERINNTTCFLETNFSKRTHSDFLNRVDDDHHITSTVSILTEIPGINIVEDFSLDYMHLVCLGVMKKMLLLWLGVSKNAPVNVRIPSRSVNNISKHLLLLNTLVPSDFSRKCRGLNEICRFKATEFRLFLLYTGPVVLKDILNNECYFHFLCLHISFRVLLCPGSSDKLVNFSEKLIKYFVENFSKIYGPQFISHNVHGLLHIVDDYKKFKSLEECSCFPFENYMKVLKKMVRKHEKPLEQVIKRYHESLFFNQPIVLNSQKKIIYKKPYSYGPSVFEHLTVPHFQIVFKNNIKINIKSSSDSYIGFTDETGLKIFKVFNICRDSMTEKNVFVVKHFETIGIFFDKPISSLKLGIAVVNNLSEFYSTIDIENTEFVKYMILTSNSNVNVAYPILHSFNV; translated from the coding sequence AtgtcaaacaataaaaatattagtaggtcTACTAAACGTAGACGATTTTTGGAGGATCTGGAAATGGTAGATTATCTGTATgacaatgataaaaatgtagaatGTGAACTACAACCAAGTACATCATATGAAGTAGATTATAATTTAGCCaatgaaaatactaatttatccGTATCAAATGCCAATAAACTATTTACCGACATTAAATTACCAGGTAGTCCAATCTCATGTGATGGGTTTTCAATTAATTCTTTAAATGAAGCAGataatgaatttgaaaatgatttattttcttCAGATTCTGATTTTGACGAGGATTTTGATACAAATGATCAACTTAAAATTAGTTGTTCGTTTGATATGTATGAGGACGaagattgtattttaaaatcattagcAAAATGGGCAGTAGCTCATAACATCACTCTCAATTCTTTGTCTTCATTACTGAaagtattaaaatgtcataaatgttttaaagataTCCCAGTTGATGCTAGAACTGTATTAAAAACAGATAAACCTAATCAATGTAATGATATTCAAATTGTGTCACCtggtttatattaccattttgggGTTTCTAATGGCTTAAATTCTCTTGGTGATATGCTGGTGCATTTTGatgatgtaattaaaattgtaataggaATTGACGGATTACCCCTTACAAAAAGTTCCTCAAGTACATTTTGGCCAATTTTAGGATATGCTCGATACCCAGCTATTAATCCTTAtagtcaacataatatatttattatagggtTGTACTGGGGAAAAGAAAAACCTCAATCttgtaatgattatttaaaatatttggtgtcTGAACTTAAAGATTTGTATACAAATGGCATGCAAACAAagtttggtaaaaaaattgtgatagtTGATACTTTTTGTTGTGACTGCCCCGCTAAGAGTTTCATTTTATCTGTAAAAGGACACGCTGGTTATTCATCCTGTATAAGATGTAGAATAGAAGGAGAACGTATAAACAATACAACATGTTTTTTGGAAACCAACTTTTCTAAAAGAACTCATTCGGATTTCTTAAATCGTGTGGATGATGATCACCATATCACTTCTACTGTTTCTATACTTACTGAAATACCAGGTATAAATATAGTTGAAGATTTCAGTCTTGACTATATGCATTTGGTATGTTTGGGGGTTATGAAAAAGATGCTATTACTCTGGTTAGGTGTATCAAAAAATGCTCCTGTCAATGTCCGTATTCCAAGTCGAAGTGTTAACAATATTTCAAagcatttattgttattgaatacCTTAGTACCGAGTGATTTTTCAAGAAAATGTAGAGGGTTAAATGAAATTTGCCGGTTTAAAGCAACTgagtttagattatttttattatatacaggaCCTGTGGtcttaaaagatattttaaataatgaatgttattttcattttttgtgttTGCACATCAGTTTTAGGGTTCTCTTATGTCCTGGTAGTTCTGACAAGTTAGTGAATTTCAgtgaaaaacttattaaatactttgttgaaaattttagtaaaatatatggtCCTCAGTTTATTTCTCATAATGTGCATGGATTATTGCACATTGTTGacgattataaaaaatttaagtcgCTTGAAGAGTGTTCATGTTTTCCTTTTGAGAATTACatgaaagttttaaaaaaaatggtccgAAAGCATGAAAAACCACTTGAACAAGTTATTAAACGTTACCATGAATCTTTATTCTTTAACCAACCAATTGTTTtgaattctcaaaaaaaaataatttataaaaaaccttacAGTTATGGACCTTCAGTATTTGAGCACTTAACCGTTCCACATTTCcagatagtttttaaaaataatattaaaataaatattaagtcttCATCTGACAGCTATATTGGGTTCACAGATGAAACAggtcttaaaatttttaaggtttttaataTATGTCGTGATTCTAtgacagaaaaaaatgtttttgtagtTAAGCATTTTGAAACTATTggcattttttttgataaacccATCAGTAGTCTTAAATTAGGTATTGCTGTGGTGAACAATTTATCAGAATTTTATTCCACCATAGACATTGAGAATACTGAATtcgtaaaatatatgatattgacTAGTAATAGTAATGTAAATGTTGCATACCCTATTTTACATtcatttaatgtttga